The Apium graveolens cultivar Ventura chromosome 10, ASM990537v1, whole genome shotgun sequence nucleotide sequence GAGCCTGTCCAGGATAATCACCAACTTCAAAAGATATTTAACATGTCAGACCAAGCCCCTACAAATTATTTCAGCACAAAATAATTATGACGAATGAGTCATGTAAAAGATGAGCTGATAGAAAAAGGTCATTCACTCAATTGGGAGGAAACTTTCGGTGCATGTGTTTATCAATCTCTAATTGTGGAACCAAACCAATACGTAAATTGACATTTGACAACAATGGCTGGCAGCGAAGATACTATCAGTGGCGAAAAAAATTAGATCAGCAATATTAAGTCATCAGCATAGTTACTCTGCGAGATTAGATGTCCTAGATATGTTTCACTTCATTCTTTATCAAGGAAAGGGTAGAACTAGTTCTGGGAAACATAAATTATTAAATCTCTCCTAAATCGAATGGAAGCTAAAAACCGTAATTACCATTAATGCAACTAAAGTATTTGAAGTTATTCTTTGATAAATGAAGATGTTATTATTTACTATCTTCCTTCAATGTCGGCATATTAATAACAAACATTGTCAAACTTATATTGGAAGTTTTAATATATAACAGTAATGCAAGATTCCACTCACCATGGGACTCCGAACTAGGAACCAGCCCAAATCCACCATCATATGACTACAAGCACAAGAGTCACCGTGAGAAGATATAACAGCTTTTATTACAAAAAAGACAGCTAGCATATTACTAGTTATATTGTTACATAGTGTCAGCAGAGCCAGAGACGAAGGCAAAGACCATTATAATCGATTAAATTACCTGACAACTTAATATGTATTCTTTGGCTTTCTCCCTATCCATACCACTCCAGTTTTCCAGCATAAAACAGATGGCTGCTGAAATATTAAAATACAATGACTTttctttcaaaaaaaattatatagtaatatagaaagaaaaaaaaaatcttgCATGATCGTATCCTTACCCGCACAATAAACAAAACGAAGATCTGTCTCAGCGCCAATATGGGTGGGCATAAAACTGCAAAGGAGGGTTATATATAATTATAGATTGAACACCAAAACCACTCTCAAAAAGATTTAACTTAGACTTGGTAGCCATATTGTTACTTGCACACTGAAGGATTGTTGATAAGAAAAATAAATGTGCAGTAACTAATCCTTATCAACTTTCATGTTTGCTATCCACAAAGTTTTCACGTGTAATTTATAGGTCCCGCGGTATGGGTGTGAGATTCATGTCATGAAGAGGACAGGTACAATGAAGTGATAATTAATTACAACATTACAAGGGAATGCTAGAATGTGGAGAATATCTATATGGGATGAAAGAACCAAGAAACAagctctctctctctatatatatatatacatacacatacatacatacataaatatatgtataatatatatataggaaGCAGTGCATTAATTCAGGGTAAAAAGTATAGACAAAAAAAACCGACTGTTAGAACCATAGTCTTTCTTGAAGTGACGATATATACATGTGTATAACTTCCGTGTAAATCAAGACCCCAATCATGAATTAGACGTCAAAAGTAAGGTACGGACACCAAGTACTTATGTCAATTAGTACAAGGGAATAAAAAATTGATGTTCCAAAATTCCGGAGTATAGACCACACGGAATTATTTACGGAAGTTTAGGAAACAATTGTCTCTCTACCATAGAGACTAGACTGAGTTATATCGGGTGATCTTTTATTTGGCTGTTccaaaaaattatatattagGTACAATAATTGGAAATCACAGCCCAAAATTACCTTCCATTGGGTTGCTGAAGATGCTTGATTGATTTCAAGATTGATCTTGAGTCCACGGATGACAAATTATAGCCAACAGTCCTCAAAATGGCTAGTGCACAGTATGTACTTGCCAAGTGACTACCATTGGGGATTGAGGCCTAAAGCATACAGATAAATGCCCAATAAAGGTCAATTGATGGAACAAGCAATGATAATAATTCTAAAAGTACACGTAATTACTTAATTGTAAGAAGTGTGAGAATAGGAAACTGAATACATTATCTTGATTCATACCTTATCATCATTCATTTCAAACTGAGAGCTTCTTGAACCATGAAACCCAAAGAACTGACCTGCAGTAACAAACATGAGAACTTAGAATTGCCCAAAAAATGACTTGACAAATTATAAGATGGAGAAGAAATTGATAACAGTAGGAGAGCACACCACTATACAGATCGGCTTCATTTCGTGGATGGGCTTGCAAGGACAAAACCCAACTGATGACCCCTTCTTTATCAATCTGAAATAAAATATAGCAAAAATTAGCATGGATGAGATCCTTGCAACATACTTCTGCACCAGCTCGACTAGCACAGCAATACACCACAATACACACTTTAAATAATCATCTATGACAACAAattgtacatatatatacatactacATTTCAATTTTGCATGCATATTTGCAGTTTCTCTATTTATCAATTTTTGAAAACCATCATCTTGTATATCTCTAATTTAGGATGATTTTGCCTTTCGCATTTCGATTAATATATATAAGACCTGTGTCACCTTGTCTTGCCCTCTCGGCTTAAATAACACAGTCATGGACCCTTTTTTTTAGGGTAATACGATAAaacctctataaattaataatctTTGAACGGACAATTCTATCAATAAAGAGATCATTACTTACTAGAGATAGCACATatgttataaaaatgtaaaaaccaATACAATATATCAATTAATCAAGTACAAAGTTATCGAGTTTTTACACACACTATGGCAGCTTTCGGTTCATGGTTACTGATTCCAGTTATCAAGAATCTGAACCTCAATCCCATGTGTTGGTTCTTGGATTAGCAATTTGGTAGTACGAAATGGGAACCTCACTCCTAAAAGGGTAAACTACTCCCTCCATACCTCTTGGGATTTCATATTATTCACATTCATAATTATACCCATTCCCTATTTCCATCAACCATCCAAACTCCACTCAACTACTCAAGTTTGTCCGGTTTAATTTAGGAACATAAAATTATATGAAATAGACCAGTATTCTTACTCTATTCTCTTACATACCTAACAATGCATATGTATTAATATATCAAACATTAATTCATGGAAATTGTAGCATCAATTGAACAAAGGTGCCGAAGGGGAAAAACAGGCATACACGACTGAAACCAATACTCCCGCTCCAATACAGCAGCATTACAAATAACTACAATAATAGACTACAAACAACCATCTGCAACAAATTACACATACCTACAAATGCATATACATTAGGAACATTTCTTTATCGAATTTGTAACATCAATTCAACAACTTACTTCACCAATCGAACATTATAGACATAAGCATCTACAACACGTTATACATACCTAAAAATGCATATACATTAACTTATCGAGTTCATTAATTTATCAAATTCGTGAGATAGTAACAACAACAATTCATTAAAATTCGACAAATGtagacagacagacagacagagagagagagagagatagagagatagagagataCACGATCGAGAGCATTAAGAAGATCGAGACCGGAGATAACAAAGTAAGCGAGAGTGAGTCGATTAATCTCCTGGGCAGAGTAATGAGAAGGCAGTAGATTATACATCATCTCCATATAATATACATGTCTCTctctttcaaattttatatcatctGATTGTGATGCTTCCCGGAATGATACGGACATTGAGAGAGAGAgcgatagagagagagagagagatttatTTACATGAAAACCCTAAGTCGAGATTAGTTAGATCTACTGAAATTGAATTCAACAATTTATaggaaaaatgacaaaaataaccgattttttaaaaaatttaacaaaaatagtcattctgaaaaaagtggccaattttggccgattgaatactccactgtcagttgggtatcccgacccgattgaatactccactgtcaattgggtatcccaatttgtataagatactccactggtagttgggtatttcatatatgggatactccactgccagttgggtatcttgtataaagtggatactccactgacagttgGGTATCCAATCGGCTAAAGTTggccaacttttcagaaattggttatttttgtcaattttgtgtaaaaataggctaaatttgtcCTTCACCCCGATTTAGATGTCTATTCCCAGTTAAGTTAAACCTCAGACAAATGAATACGGGAGAATAAAGGCACCATTTGTTATAATATGATATATAATAATGAATCAAGAAATTTCATGAAACTTATCGAGTAAGTCTCTCAAAAGTTATTAGTTATTGAGGAATACCTGCGTAGCTTCTTAGATAAAAAAAAAACTTATTAAGGAAGAATTACGATATTTATCAAAAAAGACTTAGATAGTTTCCTTAGTAAGACTTGTCAACCAACCTCTATACATACTACCTTCAGTTATTGAAATCAGATATATTGAAATACAATTCTCTATTCAACTTTCATTCTCTCTatatgtgtaattattaaattattCATAATCAAGTAATTCAAGATCTACAACACGTTATTTACAACACAGTTATCAGCACGAGTCTCTGCCCGAGTAAGTTTTATTTATGAAGGAGGTAGTATCCAAGTAAGCTTTGTTCACGAAGAAGGTATTACACGAATAAGTTTCATTTAACGAAAAAGGTACATTTTAAACTTAatcatttgattctaattattatcGTTATTTAATTATATTACTGTTTAAACACTATAAAGATGGTGCCGTCAAGTATTATTCAAAAGTTTTCTGGCTGGCTATGTCGTCGTAACTTCTGTATTAATCATATCATATATGTTATTATTTGGAAATAATTGTTTAATTATATTTGTGAAGCATTAcatcatattttaatatttattttacattcagaatgaatttttttgtaaaattagAGTTTGTTGCGTTAGATGTGTCTGTGGATAATTTTTTTATCTTGGGTACTCGATGCAGAATTACATCTTAGTGCTAACGGGGTAAAAGACATCATAGAATCAGAAAAGACCCCAACTGTTGAACAAAATGCTAAAACTATCATTTTTATTAGACACCACATCCATGAAAATTTGAAATCTGAATATCTAACTGTGAAAAATCCACTCACCCTTTGGACCAATCTCAAAGATAGGTTTGATCACCAAAAACTTGTCCATTTTCCACATGCCCGTTATGACTAAATACATATAAGGTTGCACGATTTTAAATATGTCGTTGTATATAATTATGTCTTGTTCAAAATAAGCTCAAAACTGATTTTGTGTGGTAAAAATATTACTGATGCTGAGATGATATAAAATACCCTTTCAACCTTTCATCCCAACACTATGATTCTGGCACAATAGTATAGGGAGCGCAATTTTCGGAAGTATAGCGAGATGATATCTCTTATTCTTGTCGTTGAAAAGAATAACAGGTTGTTATTGAAAAATCATTAGATACGTCCCACAGGCTCTGCCCAGTTACCTGACGTACATAACACGTCATTTCAGAAGAATGGGTGTGGGAAAGGGCATAGAGGAAGACGAGGTTACGGACGAAACCGTGGGCATGGAAACTTTCGAGGCCGGTTTCGAAATCATTATAACTTTAGCCACCTAAAGTGGCAGCGTGATGATTACGACAACTCTGACCACCAGAAGTGAAAACATGGAGTGCTAAATTAAAGGAAGGTTCCACAAGAAGAAGATACCAGGGATATCTGGATTTTGGGAAAGCTAGTTTTATACTACCAAATGAGACACAAATTCACATACATGATGCTCTATATTCTAGCAAATCCACTAGGAATCTTCTGAGTTTTAAAGATATTCGTCTTAATGGTTTACATGTAAGAGACCACTAgataaaatgaaaaaaaaatatctCCTTATCACCTCAATCACCTCAAAACATAAGAAGATCATAGAAAAATTGCAATTAATCTCATCTGAATTGTATGCTACCGAAATTTGAGTAATTAAGTTTCACAATATCACTACTCCCAAAATTATTGATCCAAAATCACTCAACCTTTGGCATGAAAGACTTGGTCATCCAGGAGTATCCATGATGTTTCGAATTATAGAAAATTATACGGGACATCCCCTTAAGAATCAAAAGGTCATGCCACGTGATGAACTTCCTTGCTCAACATGTTCTTTGTGAAAACTAATTGTTCAACCATCTTCAGTGAAACTTCAAAACGAGTCTCCAGATTTCTTCGAAAGAATTCAAGGTGATATATGTGGTCATATTCATCCATCATCTGGGTCATTTAGATATTTCATGGTCCTATTAAATGCTtcaactagatggtctcatgtttGTCCACTCTCGACCAGAAATATAGCCTTTGCCAAGCTTCTTGCTCAAATAATTAAATTACAAGCCCAATTTCCTGATAATCCTATCAAATCAATTTGACTTGATAATGCCGCTGAATTTACATCTGTTACTTTCAATGATTATTGTATCTTAGTAGGATTCTCTGTCGAACACCACATAGCTCACGTGCATACACAAAATGGTTTAGCGGAATCGTTATAAAGACTTCAGATTATTGCACGACCCTTACTTCTAAGATCTAAATTACCCACTTCTATTTGGGGTCACGCAATACTTCATGCCACAAATATAATTAAGATAAGACCATCTGCTTACCACAAACAATCTCCTCATGAATTAGTTCTTAGTTAAACCCCTAATATTTCACATTTTAAGATCTTTGGTAGTACCATTTATGTTCCAATTGCACCTCCACAAAGATCTAAAATGGGACCGCAAAGAAGAGTAGGTATATATCTTGATTTCGATTCACCATCTATTATAAGATATCTTGAACCATTAACTGGTGATATTTTAATTGCTCGATATGTTGATTGTCATTTGATGAGTCTGTATTCCCTCCATTAGGGAGAGATAATATTTTGCATAAGTTAAATTCTGAACTATCATGAAATGCATCAGGATTAAGTTCTATGGATCCACGTATTAAATAATGTGAATCTGAGGTTATAAGAATCATTCATATGCAAAATATTCCTAATCAAATGCCAGATGCTTTTAATGATTCCAGACATGTCATAAAATCACATATACATGTTGTTAATGCACCAGAAAGGGTTAAAATCCCTATTCATAAAGCAATTCCTGAAGAATTGGTTGGTAATTCAAAACCACGCCAGAAGCGTGGTAGACTCGTTGGTGCAAAATATGTTGTACCATGAATAGGGAAATTGATTGGACATTCCCCTGAAGTGGCAAGTGTTCCAGAAAATACCCCAGAAGCGGTATTACCTCCTGAAGAGGTTCGAGCCCTTGAAGTGGCTATCAAATACCCCAGAAGCGGTATTACCTCATGAAGAGGTATTAAATATCCCAGAAGCGGTATCACCTCCCGAAGAGGTTAAAACCCCTGAAGTGGCTTTGACAAAACCACCAAAAGTATGAGATCTCACTGAGTTATGTATATAACATGAAATTATTGGATCGTGGGAGTATTGAGGTTGATGGTGTATATGCTTTTATCGTGGCATGTGATATTATTATGAACTCCGATCCTGAATCACAAAGTGCGGAAGAATGTCGATAAAGTgatgattggccaaaatggaaaatTGTAATACAGGAAGAATTGCAATCCTTGCGCAAGAGACATGTATTTAGACCTGCAGTCTAAACCCCATCTGGTGTGATCCCAATCGAGAATAGACGGGTGTTTGTACGAAAACGAAATAAGagaaatgaaattatgagatataaGGCCCGACTGGTAGCCCAGGGATTCTCTCAAAGGTCTTGATTT carries:
- the LOC141692888 gene encoding geranylgeranyl transferase type-1 subunit beta isoform X2 yields the protein MSVSFREASQSDDIKFERERHVYYMEMMYNLLPSHYSAQEINRLTLAYFVISGLDLLNALDRIDKEGVISWVLSLQAHPRNEADLYSGQFFGFHGSRSSQFEMNDDKASIPNGSHLASTYCALAILRTVGYNLSSVDSRSILKSIKHLQQPNGSFMPTHIGAETDLRFVYCAAICFMLENWSGMDREKAKEYILSCQSYDGGFGLVPSSESHGGATYCALASLLLMGFIEDDPISKSSSSSCIIDVPLLLDWSLQRQARDGGFQGRANKDSDTCYAFWVGGVLKILGAHKFIDQKASRDFLLTCQSEYGGFSKFPGQLPDLYHSYYGITAFSLLNEPGLNPISVALGIAGAAGSTL
- the LOC141692888 gene encoding geranylgeranyl transferase type-1 subunit beta isoform X1, producing MSVSFREASQSDDIKFERERHVYYMEMMYNLLPSHYSAQEINRLTLAYFVISGLDLLNALDRIDKEGVISWVLSLQAHPRNEADLYSGQFFGFHGSRSSQFEMNDDKASIPNGSHLASTYCALAILRTVGYNLSSVDSRSILKSIKHLQQPNGSFMPTHIGAETDLRFVYCAAAICFMLENWSGMDREKAKEYILSCQSYDGGFGLVPSSESHGGATYCALASLLLMGFIEDDPISKSSSSSCIIDVPLLLDWSLQRQARDGGFQGRANKDSDTCYAFWVGGVLKILGAHKFIDQKASRDFLLTCQSEYGGFSKFPGQLPDLYHSYYGITAFSLLNEPGLNPISVALGIAGAAGSTL